A part of Salvelinus alpinus chromosome 23, SLU_Salpinus.1, whole genome shotgun sequence genomic DNA contains:
- the LOC139550695 gene encoding glutamine synthetase, with amino-acid sequence MAMSASAELSKAVKQQYMELPQGDKVQVMYVWIDGTGEGLRCKTRTLDSEPKSIEELPEWNFDGSSTYQSEGSNSDMYLIPSAMFRDPFRKDPNKLVLCEVLKYNHKPAETNLRLTCKKVMDMVENQVPWFGMEQEYTILGTDGHPFGWPNNGFPGPQGPYYCGVGSDKAYGRDIVEAHYRACLYAGVMICGTNAEVMPAQWEFQVGPCEGINMGDHLWVARFILHRVCEDFGVVASFDPKPIPGNWNGAGCHTNFSTKEMREEGGLKAIEESIERLGKRHSYHIRAYDPKGGLDNARRLTGHHETSNIHEFSAGVANRGASIRIPRTVGQEKKGYFEDRRPSANCDPYAVTEALIRTCLLSEEGDEPVDY; translated from the exons ATGGCTATGTCCGCCAGCGCCGAACTGAGTAAGGCTGTTAAACAGCAGTACATGGAACTCCCTCAGGGAGACAAAGTCCAAGTCATGTACGTCTGGATCGATGGAACCGGAGAGGGACTCCGCTGCAAAACCAGAACGCTGGATTCGGAGCCCAAGAGCATCGAGG AACTGCCGGAATGGAACTTTGATGGCTCCAGCACCTACCAGTCTGAGGGCTCAAACAGTGATATGTATTTGATTCCTTCTGCAATGTTCAGAGATCCCTTCCGCAAAGACCCCAACAAATTGGTATTGTGTGAAGTGCTGAAGTACAACCACAAGCCTGCAG AAACCAACCTTCGTTTGACGTGTAAGAAAGTCATGGACATGGTTGAGAACCAGGTCCCTTGGTTTGGCATGGAGCAAGAGTACACAATCCTAGGCACTGATGGACACCCATTCGGCTGGCCCAACAACGGCTTCCCTGGCCCACAAG GTCCCTATTATTGTGGAGTGGGATCTGACAAGGCCTATGGTAGAGATATTGTGGAAGCCCACTATAGAGCCTGTCTGTATGCTGGGGTCATGATCTGTGGCACCAATGCTGAAGTAATGCCTGCACAG TGGGAGTTCCAGGTTGGTCCTTGTGAAGGCATCAACATGGGTGATCACCTCTGGGTGGCTCGCTTCATCCTCCACCGGGTGTGTGAGGACTTTGGCGTGGTGGCCTCATTTGACCCCAAGCCTATCCCTGGGAACTGGAACGGTGCTGGCTGCCACACCAATTTCAGCACCAAAGAGATGCGGGAAGAAGGCGGGTTGAA GGCCATTGAGGAGTCCATTGAGAGGCTGGGGAAGAGGCATAGCTACCACATCCGCGCCTATGACCCTAAAGGGGGGCTTGACAACGCCCGTCGCCTCACCGGCCACCATGAAACCTCCAACATCCACGAGTTCTCTGCTGGCGTAGCCAACCGTGGCGCCAGTATCCGCATCCCTCGCACCGTGGGCCAGGAGAAGAAGGGCTACTTCGAGGACCGCCGCCCGTCGGCCAATTGCGACCCGTATGCCGTGACGGAGGCACTGATCCGCACCTGTTTGCTCAGCGAGGAGGGAGATGAACCTGTGGACTATTAG